From Longimicrobium sp., a single genomic window includes:
- a CDS encoding DUF4097 family beta strand repeat-containing protein: MKNLTLLALALLAAAPLEAQRDSYDWSGSIPAGATLRVSTGAGDVNVTRAQGGTATVRGRVRRAQGDERIRFELVRDGQNVTICALYSERATCTAQGIRDDSHRGNRHARADFTVEVPAGVLLAASSGTGDVDVSGATAGVRASTGNGDVRVGPGAAEVSASSGNGTIQVQGARGAVRASSGNGRIDVATSAGPVSASSGNGDINVTMASLRSTGDLSFSSGNGDITLRLPGDFGAELQASTGSGSVRSEFEVRTTGRITAHRLHGTIGRGGRSLRISTGSGSIALERAGGAQ, translated from the coding sequence GTGAAAAACCTGACCCTCCTCGCCCTCGCCCTCCTGGCCGCGGCGCCTCTCGAAGCCCAGCGCGACAGCTACGACTGGAGCGGCTCCATCCCGGCCGGCGCCACCCTGCGCGTCTCCACCGGCGCGGGGGACGTGAACGTGACCCGCGCGCAGGGAGGCACGGCCACCGTGCGGGGCCGCGTGCGCCGGGCGCAGGGCGACGAGCGCATCCGCTTCGAGCTGGTGCGCGACGGGCAGAACGTGACCATCTGCGCGCTGTACTCGGAGCGCGCCACCTGCACGGCGCAGGGGATCCGCGACGACTCGCATCGCGGGAATCGCCACGCCCGCGCGGACTTCACGGTGGAAGTGCCCGCGGGCGTGCTCCTGGCCGCCAGCAGCGGCACGGGCGACGTGGACGTGAGCGGCGCCACGGCGGGGGTGCGCGCCAGCACCGGCAACGGCGACGTGCGGGTGGGCCCCGGCGCCGCGGAGGTGAGCGCCTCCTCTGGCAACGGGACGATCCAGGTGCAGGGCGCGCGCGGCGCCGTGCGCGCATCGTCCGGCAACGGGCGGATCGACGTGGCCACCTCGGCCGGGCCGGTCAGCGCCTCCAGCGGCAACGGCGACATCAACGTGACGATGGCCTCGCTGCGCTCCACGGGCGACCTGAGCTTCAGCAGCGGAAACGGCGACATCACCCTGCGCCTTCCCGGCGACTTCGGGGCGGAGCTGCAGGCCAGCACGGGGAGCGGGTCGGTGCGCAGCGAGTTCGAGGTGCGCACCACGGGCCGCATCACCGCGCACCGGCTGCACGGCACCATCGGCCGCGGCGGACGCTCGCTGCGCATCTCCACCGGCAGCGGCAGCATCGCGCTCGAGCGGGCGGGGGGAGCGCAGTAA